A window of Acidobacteriota bacterium contains these coding sequences:
- a CDS encoding CRTAC1 family protein, with product MRVRRHYLGCGATASLLLVGLGSLPATSDGVHAAPQSSTLPAEEAWFTDRAEAVGIDFVHVNGSSGKLYVSEILGPGAALFDFDNDGDLDVYLVQGGALGPDDTQGGATTPPEAGPLTDRLYRNDLEVHPDGTRTLRFTNVTDGSGLEPSSYGMGVAAGDVNNDGWVDLYRTSLGANQLFLNNGDGTFTDATHETGTGDSRWSVSAAFADVDRDGWLDLYVGNYLDHRLDARQPECFTRTGERDYCGPSAFASVPDRLYRNRGDGTFVDVTAEAQVATDYGATLGIVAADLDADGWPDIYVANDGEPNQLWMNRHDGTFANGALLAGAALNGDGRTEGSMGVDAGDFDGDGDDDLFMTHLTRETNTLYLNDGTGLFEDRSATTGLGAPSVAYTGFGTAWFDYDNDGWLDLLAVNGAVQASHQRYAGRTADAPAGAGEPLRLDQPNQLFRNLGNGRFEEVGEQAGAVFALSEVSRGAAFGDVDNDGDYDVLITNNNGPARLLINNLGHRNRWLGLRLVGGDGPRDMLGARVGVFRDSGPALWRRARSDGSYASANDPRVLVGLGAASAVERVRVIWPSGREEEWTDVPVNQWLTLEEGRGRRRE from the coding sequence GTGCGCGTGAGGCGTCACTACCTCGGCTGCGGGGCAACCGCCAGCCTGCTCCTTGTGGGCCTTGGTTCCCTCCCCGCGACCTCCGACGGCGTCCACGCGGCGCCCCAGTCCTCGACGCTTCCGGCTGAAGAGGCGTGGTTCACGGATCGGGCGGAGGCGGTGGGGATCGACTTCGTGCACGTCAACGGGAGCTCCGGCAAGCTCTATGTGAGCGAGATCCTGGGTCCCGGCGCCGCGCTGTTCGACTTCGACAATGACGGTGACCTCGACGTCTACCTCGTGCAGGGCGGCGCGCTCGGCCCGGACGATACGCAGGGCGGCGCCACGACCCCGCCCGAAGCCGGACCGCTAACGGATCGCCTGTACCGGAACGACCTCGAGGTACACCCGGACGGCACGCGCACGCTCCGTTTCACGAACGTCACCGACGGAAGCGGCCTCGAGCCGAGTTCCTACGGCATGGGCGTCGCGGCCGGCGACGTGAACAACGACGGCTGGGTGGACCTGTACCGCACCAGCCTGGGAGCGAACCAGTTGTTCCTCAACAACGGCGACGGGACGTTCACCGACGCCACCCACGAAACCGGCACGGGGGACTCCCGGTGGAGCGTGTCGGCCGCGTTCGCTGACGTCGACCGCGACGGCTGGCTCGACCTCTACGTCGGCAACTACCTCGACCACCGCCTCGATGCGCGGCAACCTGAGTGCTTCACGCGAACCGGGGAACGGGACTATTGCGGACCGAGCGCGTTTGCATCGGTTCCTGACCGCCTCTATCGCAATCGGGGAGACGGAACGTTCGTCGACGTCACGGCCGAGGCGCAGGTGGCGACCGATTACGGCGCAACACTCGGCATCGTGGCCGCCGACCTGGACGCGGACGGGTGGCCGGACATCTACGTTGCGAACGACGGCGAGCCGAACCAGTTGTGGATGAACCGGCACGACGGGACCTTCGCGAACGGCGCCCTGCTCGCGGGCGCGGCGCTCAACGGCGACGGCCGGACCGAAGGGAGCATGGGCGTCGACGCCGGCGACTTCGACGGCGATGGCGACGACGACCTCTTCATGACCCACCTCACCCGGGAAACCAATACGCTCTACCTCAACGACGGTACGGGCCTGTTCGAGGATCGGAGCGCGACGACCGGGCTCGGGGCGCCCAGCGTGGCCTACACGGGATTCGGCACGGCGTGGTTCGACTACGACAACGATGGCTGGCTGGACCTGCTGGCGGTCAACGGGGCGGTCCAGGCCAGCCATCAGCGCTACGCCGGCAGGACCGCGGACGCACCGGCGGGAGCGGGGGAACCGCTACGGCTGGATCAACCCAACCAGTTGTTCCGCAACCTGGGTAACGGGAGATTCGAGGAGGTCGGCGAGCAGGCCGGCGCCGTCTTCGCACTGTCCGAAGTGAGCCGAGGGGCCGCCTTCGGGGACGTGGACAACGACGGCGACTACGACGTGCTGATCACCAACAACAACGGGCCGGCGCGGCTGCTGATCAACAACCTGGGCCACCGCAACCGATGGCTCGGCCTGCGGCTGGTCGGAGGCGACGGCCCCCGTGACATGCTGGGCGCGAGAGTCGGCGTCTTCCGCGACTCCGGCCCCGCGTTGTGGCGCCGCGCGAGAAGCGACGGCAGCTACGCGTCGGCCAACGATCCGAGAGTCCTGGTCGGCCTGGGCGCGGCGTCCGCGGTGGAGCGTGTTCGCGTCATCTGGCCGAGCGGTCGCGAGGAGGAATGGACGGACGTCCCCGTGAACCAG
- a CDS encoding CRTAC1 family protein: MRLRAVLGIVVAGAALAVPDLTDLAATQPASSTGEARPAPSPGHQRMLDLLERLADETPETNTYLGDRMARELRERLAAIPPAELSTNRWRLMVRLADEELRLGNEAEAIRLLTDARDMVPEIEANRIILGYNAYRLGIAWLRLAETRNCAQHPNPDACILPLREGAVHTQQAPSRQAIAALTEALERSPIPEDAPTAVGARNWTADRSSPATLDSPAQQHLAARWLLNIAYMTVGGYPDEVPEPYRLPPETFQSAEEIPRFDNIAPGLGLDTFDICGGVIADDFDNDGYLDVVVSTWDAQGQLRFFRNNQDGTFTDRTAEAGLVGLYGGLNMVQADYDNDGYLDLLVLRGAWLGTDGRHPNSLLRNRGDGTFADVTFEAGLGETHYPSQTAAWGDYDNDGDLDLYVGNEASESLPAPSQLFRNNGDGTFTDVADAAGVANHAYAKAVVWGDYDADGLPDLYVSNFGAENRLYRNTGRGTFVDEAPRLGVARPTWSFPAWFWDVDNDGFLDLYVSAYTARIEHLAASALGLPLNIETAQLYRGAGGGAFEEVSGRYGLTEPSAPMGSNFGDLDSDGYPDFYLGTGYPPYQSVMPNVMYRNRGGRAFADVTYSGGFGHLQKGHGVAFADLDNDGDQDIFQQMGGAFPGDRFGNALYENPGFGNHWITVQLEGVRSNRSAIGARIRVVIVDGDTGVTRSVYRHVNSGGSFGANPLRQTIGLGTAARIERLEVLWPTTGLTQTFDDLPVDRTIRIVEGEEAYSTLPLRMLTLGGV; the protein is encoded by the coding sequence ATGCGTCTTCGGGCCGTGCTCGGCATCGTCGTCGCGGGTGCGGCGCTGGCCGTGCCCGACCTGACCGATCTCGCCGCGACTCAGCCGGCCTCATCGACCGGCGAGGCGCGTCCGGCCCCGTCCCCCGGCCACCAGCGCATGCTGGACCTGCTCGAACGGCTGGCGGACGAGACTCCCGAGACGAACACCTACCTGGGCGACCGGATGGCACGGGAACTCCGGGAACGGCTGGCTGCCATTCCACCGGCGGAACTGAGCACCAACCGCTGGCGGCTGATGGTGCGGTTGGCCGATGAGGAGCTGCGCCTCGGGAACGAAGCCGAGGCGATCCGTCTCCTGACCGACGCCCGCGACATGGTGCCGGAAATCGAAGCGAACCGGATCATTCTCGGCTACAACGCCTACCGGCTCGGCATCGCCTGGCTGCGGCTCGCCGAGACCCGGAATTGCGCACAGCATCCTAACCCGGACGCCTGCATCCTGCCGCTTCGCGAAGGTGCGGTACACACCCAACAAGCCCCGTCACGGCAAGCGATCGCTGCCTTGACCGAGGCGCTGGAACGCTCGCCCATCCCGGAGGACGCGCCGACCGCGGTGGGCGCCCGCAACTGGACGGCGGACCGGTCATCGCCGGCTACCCTGGACAGCCCCGCACAGCAGCACCTGGCGGCGCGCTGGCTGCTCAACATCGCCTACATGACGGTGGGCGGCTACCCGGACGAGGTTCCCGAACCGTATCGGCTTCCGCCGGAGACGTTCCAGTCGGCGGAGGAGATTCCCCGGTTCGACAACATCGCGCCCGGCCTTGGCCTCGACACGTTCGACATTTGCGGCGGGGTGATCGCCGACGACTTCGACAACGACGGCTACCTGGACGTCGTCGTCTCGACGTGGGACGCACAGGGACAACTCCGGTTCTTCCGGAACAACCAGGATGGCACCTTCACGGACCGCACCGCAGAGGCGGGCCTCGTCGGGCTGTACGGTGGGCTGAACATGGTCCAGGCCGACTATGACAACGACGGCTATTTGGACCTGCTGGTACTGCGCGGCGCGTGGCTGGGCACAGACGGCCGCCACCCGAACTCGCTGCTCAGGAACCGCGGCGACGGCACGTTCGCGGATGTGACGTTCGAGGCCGGTCTCGGGGAAACGCACTACCCGAGCCAGACGGCGGCCTGGGGTGATTACGACAACGACGGCGATCTCGACCTGTATGTCGGCAACGAGGCATCCGAGTCCCTTCCCGCCCCGAGCCAGCTCTTTCGGAACAACGGCGACGGCACGTTCACCGACGTGGCCGACGCGGCTGGGGTGGCCAACCACGCGTATGCCAAGGCGGTGGTCTGGGGTGACTACGACGCCGACGGCCTGCCTGACCTGTACGTGTCCAACTTCGGCGCGGAGAATCGCCTCTACCGGAATACCGGTCGCGGGACGTTCGTCGACGAAGCACCGCGCCTTGGGGTTGCACGGCCGACCTGGAGCTTTCCCGCCTGGTTCTGGGACGTGGACAACGACGGCTTCCTCGATCTGTACGTCTCGGCGTATACCGCGCGCATCGAGCACCTGGCGGCCAGCGCGCTGGGCCTGCCGCTGAACATCGAGACGGCGCAACTCTATCGGGGCGCCGGCGGCGGCGCATTCGAAGAGGTTTCTGGGCGATACGGCCTGACCGAACCCAGCGCGCCCATGGGATCCAATTTCGGAGACCTGGACAGCGACGGCTATCCGGACTTCTACCTGGGCACCGGCTATCCGCCGTACCAAAGCGTGATGCCGAACGTGATGTACCGGAACCGGGGCGGGCGCGCTTTCGCCGACGTGACCTATTCGGGGGGCTTCGGCCATCTCCAGAAGGGCCACGGCGTGGCGTTCGCGGATCTCGACAACGACGGCGATCAGGACATCTTCCAGCAGATGGGCGGAGCGTTCCCGGGCGACCGGTTCGGCAACGCTCTCTACGAGAATCCGGGCTTCGGGAACCACTGGATCACGGTGCAGCTCGAGGGCGTCCGGTCCAACCGTTCGGCGATCGGCGCGCGCATCCGCGTCGTCATCGTCGACGGGGACACTGGCGTCACGCGCTCGGTCTACCGCCACGTCAACAGCGGCGGCAGTTTCGGCGCCAATCCCCTCCGGCAGACCATCGGGCTCGGGACGGCGGCGCGCATCGAACGTCTCGAGGTCCTCTGGCCCACGACCGGCCTCACGCAGACGTTCGACGATCTGCCGGTTGACCGGACCATCCGCATCGTGGAGGGCGAGGAGGCCTACTCGACCCTGCCATTGAGGATGTTGACACTCGGCGGCGTGTGA
- a CDS encoding carboxypeptidase regulatory-like domain-containing protein: MMRFRALATATATVALATLIAPHAHAQMVRAEGRLVDAWGNALEGVQVEARQADGGGSTFSAVTDEDGEYLILGLETTAYEFTYTLAGYQGVRQLREMRTQRGAPGRLGRRQEPIELAVLPLGQVLNDEFEYEDEGGVFSLTLTPDGMFEFEDADGEGEGTYYVQDLDAVLTVRDYDGPDDKYTIREPLTLTAQTNQFLTLAWGETTLNKK; encoded by the coding sequence ATGATGCGGTTTCGCGCACTCGCGACGGCAACGGCGACGGTTGCTCTGGCCACGCTCATCGCACCTCACGCACATGCGCAGATGGTACGGGCGGAAGGCAGGCTCGTCGACGCCTGGGGCAACGCCCTCGAAGGCGTCCAGGTAGAGGCCCGGCAGGCCGACGGCGGCGGCAGCACGTTCTCGGCCGTCACCGACGAGGACGGCGAGTACCTGATCCTTGGTCTCGAGACGACGGCGTACGAGTTCACCTACACCCTCGCGGGCTACCAGGGCGTCCGCCAGCTTCGCGAGATGCGCACGCAAAGGGGCGCCCCCGGCCGCTTGGGCCGCCGCCAGGAGCCCATCGAGCTCGCCGTGCTTCCCCTCGGGCAGGTCCTGAACGACGAGTTCGAGTACGAAGACGAGGGCGGAGTCTTCAGCCTCACGCTCACGCCGGACGGCATGTTCGAGTTCGAGGACGCGGACGGTGAAGGGGAAGGCACCTACTACGTTCAGGATCTCGACGCCGTCCTGACCGTGCGCGACTACGACGGACCCGACGACAAGTACACGATCCGAGAGCCGCTTACGCTCACGGCGCAGACCAACCAGTTCCTCACTCTCGCCTGGGGCGAGACGACGCTGAACAAGAAGTAG
- a CDS encoding tetratricopeptide repeat protein → MGRRRHQESRLQPHHQHHRWPPVDVGRPDVLLGRSFSVGGGQAHSVRARDRPRRIPVEAAMSVSRRRRCLLAAAAILLLGPSEGLTQEEGRIQGRVYIEGTRDPVVGALVRADPPIFSPDGSRLTTADPLETLTDENGRFALTWMQSGIWNTMVSAEGYEDSLMRIEVTQRGSAACTATKMQNCLQPIEFYMAPLKVDAEVEVEGALAGLADAANPEIEQAKADLIAADAAYNNEDYRTAIDGYTKLLERWPQITTLHQDIGDAHRAMAEFGAAVAAYERYQAATPDDEAIERKIARTRLLMGDLDAAGDLAAAEGDASREDLYNLGEVAFEAGDVDAAAGWYEKSAAADPEWPAPVLKLGMLALNRGDIEGAKVLFQKVVDLAPDSAEGAQAQGMLAALP, encoded by the coding sequence ATGGGGCGGCGGAGGCATCAAGAATCCCGACTTCAACCGCATCATCAGCATCATCGATGGCCGCCAGTTGACGTGGGGCGTCCAGATGTACTTCTAGGGCGGAGCTTTTCGGTTGGGGGCGGTCAAGCGCATTCAGTTCGTGCGCGTGACCGCCCCCGCCGCATTCCCGTCGAAGCTGCCATGAGCGTCTCCCGACGGCGCCGTTGCCTTCTCGCCGCCGCAGCGATCCTCCTGCTGGGTCCGTCAGAGGGTCTTACCCAGGAGGAGGGCCGGATTCAGGGCCGCGTGTACATCGAAGGCACGCGGGATCCGGTCGTGGGGGCCCTTGTCCGGGCCGACCCTCCGATCTTCTCGCCCGACGGCAGTCGGCTCACGACCGCCGATCCCCTCGAAACGCTTACGGACGAGAACGGACGCTTCGCGCTGACCTGGATGCAGAGCGGCATCTGGAACACGATGGTGTCGGCCGAGGGCTACGAGGATTCCCTGATGCGGATCGAGGTGACGCAACGCGGGTCGGCCGCATGCACGGCGACCAAGATGCAGAACTGCCTCCAGCCCATCGAGTTCTACATGGCGCCCCTCAAGGTGGACGCGGAGGTGGAAGTCGAGGGCGCCCTGGCCGGTTTGGCGGATGCCGCGAATCCGGAAATCGAACAGGCCAAGGCCGATCTCATCGCGGCCGACGCCGCCTACAACAACGAGGACTACCGGACCGCCATCGACGGTTATACGAAACTGCTTGAGAGATGGCCGCAGATAACCACGCTGCATCAGGACATCGGCGACGCGCATCGGGCCATGGCGGAGTTCGGCGCGGCGGTCGCCGCCTACGAGCGGTATCAAGCGGCGACACCGGACGACGAGGCGATCGAGAGAAAGATCGCCCGGACCAGGCTGTTGATGGGCGACCTCGACGCCGCCGGAGACCTTGCCGCGGCGGAGGGTGACGCGTCGCGTGAGGATCTATACAACCTGGGGGAAGTGGCGTTCGAGGCCGGTGACGTCGACGCCGCCGCCGGCTGGTACGAAAAGTCCGCCGCCGCCGATCCCGAGTGGCCGGCCCCCGTGCTCAAGCTGGGCATGCTGGCGTTGAACCGGGGGGACATCGAGGGCGCCAAGGTACTATTCCAGAAGGTCGTCGACCTTGCCCCGGACTCAGCGGAAGGGGCGCAGGCCCAGGGGATGCTCGCAGCGCTCCCCTGA
- a CDS encoding TonB-dependent receptor gives MQSRASLLSLTLVCLVSLALAPSVALAQDEAGIAGNVQDDTGGILPGVTVEARSPALIEQVRTVFSDGAGNYQFINLPSGTYSVTFTLPGFSTIVREGVVLSGAFVAEVDASMNVGGVEETVTVAGTAPLVDVRTTRQQSVMPSERVNVLPGAAGIRSAAAYVPGTVLGEGDNNRSNLPSLHGSDPLDGQPAVDGIKTGGQLQGRNEWSAGVGTVTNEAMVTEIVFDTSSQSAEYAQSGVRTNIVPKAGGNEYAYNLFLQGTTGRFEWDNQNQALKDLGFEFAPVDYRYSFNPAAGGPIIRDKLWFFASMIENRNKSFVLDQFWDPAQPSTPDSIREMCGDGSCSPEQLRAWSGSANGNYNVRITHQLTQRNKLTWSYFQEPKSSVAAFNTGGRRIGPEAWYTFNGHPTVMATGRWTAPITNRLLVEVHGSFMQADVNTTPVDHGEPRMAKIDVAQNTEYNSSFQNHHNHDFHRRINASISYVTGSHNFKAGINFANNRTALAYSPPGDIFAGYFFNGWPIGILVGGNGAERQGIIQDCDCGVYVQDAWTMERLTVNAGFRFDWFQNSVPGGTRAAGFFAPELTTPDPVVENIPNWRNYSGRFGFAFDLFGDGSTAVKASAGRYVANEGTGLTQGFNPIYPYDMLDWRPWTDLNGDGTALNPDGTPQVNEVGPSNNPNYGTSIIQTQYDDTLRRGTNWEYSAGLERQLGAGWALSAMFHRRSYANFNWEDNLNTSVADWMMAGTWTGPTDPDLPPNAQGVRIPIYVTRPGIDIQTGNDRLTNDPHRWRTWNGFEVIVDGELPRGGFMTGSITAGTTTDHRCAHGILENPNRMRFCETRMPYRPMGKLSGALPLPGDFMVSGLLQIFPGRPISASYTINTTDFPGLIVGDVDDANPTLGVELIEPGTVFEDYTTELLIRFSKTFTTGDIRTRVYMDASNLFNRARVTDRNRGWGGGGIKNPDFNRIISIIDGRQLTWGVQMYF, from the coding sequence ATGCAGAGCCGCGCATCGCTACTTTCATTGACTCTTGTCTGCCTGGTCAGCCTTGCGCTTGCCCCGTCCGTCGCCCTGGCGCAGGACGAGGCGGGCATCGCCGGCAACGTCCAGGACGACACCGGGGGCATCCTGCCCGGCGTGACCGTCGAGGCGCGCAGCCCGGCGCTGATCGAGCAGGTACGCACGGTGTTCTCGGACGGCGCCGGGAACTACCAGTTCATCAATCTGCCGTCGGGCACCTATTCGGTGACCTTCACCCTTCCCGGCTTCTCCACCATAGTGCGCGAGGGCGTTGTCCTGTCGGGCGCGTTCGTGGCCGAGGTCGACGCCTCGATGAACGTCGGCGGCGTTGAAGAGACCGTGACCGTGGCCGGGACGGCGCCGCTCGTCGACGTGAGGACCACGCGGCAGCAATCGGTGATGCCGTCCGAGCGCGTGAACGTGCTGCCGGGAGCGGCGGGCATCCGGAGCGCCGCCGCCTACGTGCCGGGAACGGTTCTTGGCGAGGGCGACAACAACCGCAGCAACCTGCCGAGCCTGCACGGATCCGACCCGCTGGACGGCCAGCCCGCCGTCGACGGCATCAAGACCGGAGGACAGCTCCAGGGGCGGAACGAGTGGTCGGCCGGCGTCGGAACGGTCACGAACGAGGCGATGGTTACGGAGATCGTCTTCGACACTTCTTCGCAGTCTGCGGAATATGCCCAGAGCGGCGTGCGGACGAACATCGTTCCGAAGGCGGGCGGCAACGAGTACGCCTACAACCTCTTCCTGCAGGGCACGACGGGGAGATTCGAATGGGACAACCAGAACCAGGCGCTGAAGGACCTCGGCTTCGAGTTCGCGCCGGTTGACTACCGCTACAGCTTCAACCCCGCGGCCGGCGGTCCCATCATCCGGGACAAGCTCTGGTTCTTCGCCTCGATGATCGAAAACCGGAACAAGAGCTTCGTCCTCGACCAGTTCTGGGATCCGGCCCAGCCGTCTACGCCGGACAGCATCCGGGAGATGTGCGGCGACGGAAGCTGCTCGCCGGAGCAGTTGCGGGCGTGGTCCGGGAGCGCCAACGGCAACTACAACGTGCGGATAACGCACCAGCTCACCCAGCGCAACAAGCTGACGTGGAGCTACTTCCAGGAGCCGAAGTCGTCGGTCGCCGCGTTCAACACAGGCGGGCGGCGGATCGGTCCGGAGGCCTGGTACACCTTCAACGGGCATCCGACAGTAATGGCCACCGGCCGCTGGACGGCGCCGATAACCAACCGGCTGCTCGTGGAGGTGCATGGTTCGTTCATGCAGGCCGACGTCAACACCACTCCGGTGGATCATGGCGAGCCTCGCATGGCGAAAATCGATGTCGCACAGAACACCGAGTACAACAGCTCGTTCCAGAACCACCACAACCACGACTTCCACCGGCGCATCAACGCGTCCATCTCGTACGTGACCGGTTCGCATAACTTCAAGGCGGGCATCAACTTCGCGAACAACCGGACGGCCCTTGCGTACTCGCCGCCGGGCGACATCTTCGCGGGCTATTTCTTCAACGGGTGGCCCATCGGAATCCTCGTGGGCGGCAACGGGGCGGAGCGCCAGGGGATCATTCAGGACTGCGACTGCGGGGTATACGTGCAGGATGCCTGGACGATGGAGCGGCTGACCGTGAACGCGGGCTTCCGCTTCGACTGGTTCCAGAACTCGGTGCCGGGAGGGACCCGGGCAGCGGGCTTTTTCGCGCCGGAGCTCACGACGCCGGATCCCGTCGTGGAGAACATCCCGAACTGGCGGAACTACAGCGGGCGGTTCGGCTTCGCGTTCGACCTGTTCGGTGACGGCTCGACGGCGGTGAAGGCCTCTGCGGGGCGCTACGTGGCGAACGAGGGGACCGGCCTGACCCAGGGGTTCAATCCGATCTACCCCTACGACATGCTGGACTGGCGGCCCTGGACGGACCTCAACGGCGACGGCACGGCGCTGAATCCTGACGGAACGCCGCAGGTCAACGAGGTCGGCCCCTCGAACAACCCTAACTATGGAACGTCGATCATCCAGACCCAGTACGACGACACGCTGCGGCGCGGCACCAACTGGGAGTACTCCGCCGGCCTCGAGCGCCAACTGGGCGCCGGCTGGGCGCTGAGCGCGATGTTCCACCGCCGGAGCTACGCCAACTTCAATTGGGAGGACAACCTGAACACGTCGGTGGCCGACTGGATGATGGCGGGAACGTGGACCGGGCCGACCGACCCCGATCTGCCGCCGAACGCCCAGGGCGTCCGGATTCCGATCTATGTCACCCGCCCCGGCATCGACATCCAGACCGGCAACGACCGCCTGACCAACGATCCGCATCGCTGGCGAACGTGGAACGGTTTCGAGGTGATTGTCGACGGGGAGCTTCCCCGCGGCGGCTTCATGACCGGCAGCATCACGGCGGGCACGACCACAGACCACCGGTGCGCGCACGGGATACTCGAGAATCCCAACCGGATGCGATTCTGTGAGACGCGGATGCCGTACCGGCCGATGGGCAAGTTGTCGGGAGCCCTGCCGCTGCCGGGCGACTTCATGGTCTCGGGACTCCTCCAGATATTCCCGGGGAGGCCCATCAGCGCCAGCTACACCATCAACACGACTGACTTCCCCGGTCTCATTGTCGGTGACGTCGACGACGCGAATCCCACCCTGGGTGTGGAGTTGATCGAGCCGGGGACCGTTTTCGAGGACTACACGACGGAATTGCTCATCCGGTTCTCGAAGACCTTCACCACCGGCGATATTCGGACGCGCGTCTACATGGACGCCAGCAACCTCTTCAACCGGGCCCGGGTCACGGACCGCAACCGGGGATGGGGCGGCGGAGGCATCAAGAATCCCGACTTCAACCGCATCATCAGCATCATCGATGGCCGCCAGTTGACGTGGGGCGTCCAGATGTACTTCTAG
- a CDS encoding CopG family transcriptional regulator, with protein sequence MKNVTVTLPEDVALWLRIQAAKHDRSVSSWLADLLEGMRRQEDEYDVAMERFLTRARQPRTLKRPGDRYPTRDELHDRTGLR encoded by the coding sequence ATGAAGAACGTCACGGTGACCCTGCCGGAAGATGTCGCGCTCTGGCTCAGGATCCAGGCGGCCAAGCATGACCGCAGTGTCTCCAGCTGGCTGGCCGACCTGCTTGAAGGGATGAGGCGTCAGGAAGACGAGTACGACGTGGCGATGGAGCGCTTCCTGACGAGAGCGAGACAGCCGCGCACGCTCAAGCGACCCGGCGACCGCTACCCGACACGGGACGAACTCCATGACCGCACCGGTCTTCGTTGA
- a CDS encoding PIN domain-containing protein has product MTAPVFVDTNVFVYQHDDSEPDKKPRADDWIALLVRHRAGRLSFQVLQELYVTLTRKLKPGTPAAEAQLIVRDLYLWEPVTIDRAILERGWHLQERHALSWWDALIVAAAQWSECRVLLSEDMQHGQVFGSLQVIDPFESPDRSPADILTLPDR; this is encoded by the coding sequence ATGACCGCACCGGTCTTCGTTGACACCAACGTCTTCGTCTACCAGCACGACGACTCGGAGCCGGACAAGAAGCCCCGCGCCGATGACTGGATCGCGCTTCTCGTGCGCCACCGTGCCGGTCGGCTGAGCTTCCAGGTGTTGCAGGAGCTCTATGTAACGCTCACCCGCAAGCTGAAACCGGGCACACCCGCGGCGGAAGCTCAACTGATTGTCCGCGACCTCTACCTGTGGGAACCGGTCACCATCGATCGCGCCATCCTCGAGCGGGGCTGGCACTTGCAGGAGCGACACGCGCTGTCATGGTGGGACGCACTCATCGTGGCTGCCGCGCAATGGTCGGAGTGCCGTGTGCTTCTCAGCGAGGACATGCAGCACGGCCAGGTCTTCGGCTCCCTCCAGGTGATCGATCCGTTTGAGTCGCCGGACCGATCGCCGGCGGACATTCTCACCTTGCCGGATCGCTGA